The Fusarium falciforme chromosome 7, complete sequence genome window below encodes:
- a CDS encoding MFS domain-containing protein has protein sequence MDGVGNLEGWRWIFLLEGISTVIAGVVCFFCLIDNAETSIWLEADEKRFLSLRRTTFMGGQSAKHAETMILKLVLCDWQVYLQSIIYISATMPNYGLKFTMPQITKYMGYTSANAQLLTIPPYCVGAISAFLSAVFADRLKWRMPFIVGAQTIVLIAFSILFAKASDIKDNISLCYFGVVLAYVDLYPITPGANA, from the exons ATGGATGGAGTCGGAAATCTCGAGGGCTGGCGGTGGATCTTCCTTCTTGAGGGTATCTCCACTGTTATTGCGGGAGTCGTGTGCTTCTTCTGTCTCATTGACAACGCCGAGACCTCCATATGGCTCGAAGCTGACGAGAAACGGTTCCTATCCCTGCGAAGAACCACCTTCATGGGCGGCCAGAGTGCCAAGCATGCCGAAACCATGA TCCTGAAATTGGTTCTCTGTGACTGGCAGGTCTATCTCCAGTCCATCATCTACATCTCTGCCACGATGCCCAACTACGGCCTCAAGTTCACAATGCCTCAGATCACCAAATACATGGGATACACTTCCGCCAACGCACAGCTACTCACCATCCCGCCCTATTGTGTTGGTGCGATCAGCGCCTTCTTGTCGGCTGTTTTCGCAGACAGGCTGAAGTGGAGGATGCCCTTTATCGTTGGAGCCCAAACAATTGTGCTCATCGCATTTTCTATTCTCTTTGCAAAAGCCTCAGATATCAAGGACAACATAAGCTTATGTTACTTCGGCGTTGTCCTCGCTTACGTCGACCTGTATCCCATCACACCAGGAGCCAATGCTTAG
- a CDS encoding Aldolase-II domain-containing protein: MVPSAQSSQTQEVKKTPLQLISQGACLPGIPKHPSFAAERQWMLEKMALAFRVFARLGYTDGMAGHISIRDPENPHTFWTNPLAVHFALLKASDMILVNYEGVPIGGNMSRPANSAGFFIHSAVHKARLDVVAACHTHSPHGMAWSAFGRPLEMLTQDAAYLYGDAQAVYKDFGGVVLTQEEGDRIGAALGPRGKGMILQNHGLLTVGSTVDEACFLMTLMERACQTQLLAEAAAANGLPKVYIPEESAKYTFENSSDPETLYWEGQPDLQYEEYMAKGEHRG, from the exons ATGGTCCCATCCGCACAGTCCAGCCAGACCCAGGAGGTCAAGAAAACACCCCTCCAGCTCATCTCCCAAGGCGCCTGTCTCCCTGGTATTCCCAAGCATCCTAGCTTTGCTGCAGAGCGGCAATGGAtgttggagaagatggcgctGGCCTTCCGAGTGTTTGCACGCTTGGGGTATACCGACGGCATGGCAGGCCACATCTCCATCAGGGACCCGGAGAACCCACATACATTCTGGACG AATCCACTGGCGGTACATTTTGCCCTACTCAAGGCAAGCGATATGATTCTCGTCAACTATGAAGGTGTTCCTATTGGCG GAAACATGAGCCGGCCTGCCAATTCAGCAGGCTTTTTCATCCACAGTGCCGTCCACAAAGCCCGACTGGACGTTGTGGCTGCATGTCACACCCATAGCCCGCACGGCATGGCGTGGAGCGCCTTTGGACGGCCCTTGGAAATGCTGACCCAAGATGCTGCCTATCTCTATGGTGATGCTCAGGCAGTATACAAG GACTTTGGAGGTGTTGTCCTCACACAGGAGGAAGGCGACCGAATTGGCGCCGCCCTCG GCCCGAGAGGAAAGGGGATGATCTTACAGAACCACGGCCTCCTTACAGTTGGCTCTACTGTCGACGAGGCATGCTTCCTGATGACCTTGATGGAACGCGCATGCCAAACCCAACTGCTCGCAGAAGCCGCAGCGGCGAATGGTCTGCCCAAGGTCTACATCCCCGAGGAGAGTGCCAAGTATACTTTCGAGAACTCTAGTGATCCCGAGACACTGTATTGGGAGGGACAGCCGGACTTGCAGTACGAGGAGTACATGGCTAAAGGAGAACATCGGGGCTAG
- a CDS encoding MFS domain-containing protein, whose product MVFDQDSEEGKFTPLTLSNSQSSPPDGGFAAWCVVVGAWCTSFCSFGWLNSIGIFQDYYERELLKEYSSSTVAWIPSLQVFFMSAAGPVVGHIYDRHGPRTLIIVGAFMHVFGLMMASISKEYYQLLLSQGVCSAIGAAAIFQPALSSVSGWFDKRRGAAFGVLMTGSSTGGVIFPIMITHLIPKVGYGWAMRIAAFIILFLLVIASLTVKRRVKPTLTKLTAEDLHRPLHEIVFLLVLIGFALLSFGVYVPINFLVPSAIADSMSVSLSQYLVSIFNATSLFGRLTAGFLSDKVGRYNMFFMVCNVSGILILALWIPGSSSVANILFAAFFGFFSGAYVSLSPALVAQISPPKEFGYRSGLLFCSAAIPGLVTSPIAGAILSHSHGSYTNMKIYAGVFCLAGTWLVGVVRLMKTGPKLLAKF is encoded by the exons ATGGTGTTTGACCAGGACAGCGAGGAGGGAAAGTTTACTCCCCTAACCCTTTCTAACTCTCAATCTTCGCCCCCAGATGGCGGGTTTGCAGCATGGTGTGTTGTGGTGGGAGCTTGGTGCACCTCATTCTGCAGTTTCGGGTGGTTGAACA GTATTGGCATATTCCAGGATTATTACGAGAGAGAACTCCTCAAGGAATACTCTTCAAGCACAGTCGCATGGATCCCATCTCTTCAGGTCTTCTTTATGTCAGCTGCG GGCCCAGTCGTCGGCCACATCTACGACAGGCATGGTCCAAGAACTCTGATTATTGTTGGCGCCTTTATGCACGTCTTTGGTTTGATGATGGcttccatctccaaggaGTACTATCAGCTATTGCTTTCTCAGGGTGTGTGCAGCGCGATTGGCGCAGCCGCCATCTTTCAGCCAG CTCTTAGCTCTGTTTCGGGCTGGTTTGACAAGCGGAGAGGTGCAGCATTTGGCGTGCTAATGACCGGCTCAAGCACAGGCGGCGTCATTTTCCCCATCATGATCACTCACCTAATCCCAAAAGTCGGCTACGGGTGGGCCATGCGCATTGCAGCCTTCATCATCCTATTCCTGCTTGTCATCGCATCCTTAACCGTCAAGCGCAGGGTGAAGCCTACTCTCACCAAGCTCACTGCCGAAGATCTTCACCGGCCTCTCCATGAAATAGTTTTCTTGCTCGTCCTTATCGGCTTTGCTCTTCTGAGTTTTGGAGTCTACGTGCCAATCAACTTTTTGGTTCCTTCAGCCATCGCTGACAGCATGTCTGTTTCCCTGTCGCAATATCTTGTCTCCATATTCAACGCCACAAG TCTGTTCGGGCGACTCACAGCCGGATTCCTGAGTGACAAGGTCGGACGATACAACATGTTCTTCATGGTCTGCAACGTAAGCGgcatcttgatcttggcacTCTGGATCCCAGGATCTAGCAGCGTGGCAAACATCTTGTTCGCTGCGTTTTTCGGCTTCTTCTCTGGGGCATACGTTTCGCTGTCACCGGCACTCGTGGCTCAGATTTCCCCGCCCAAGGAGTTCGGATACCGCAGCGGCCTCTTGTTCTGTTCGGCAGCGATTCCAGGTTTGGTTACAAGCCCCATCGCTGGAGCAATTTTGTCTCACAGTCACGGGAGCTACACCAACATGAAGATTTACGCAGGCGTCTTCTGCTTGGCTGGGACTTGGTTGGTGGGAGTGGTCCGTCTTATGAAAACGGGGCCGAAGCTGTTGGCCAAGTTCTAA
- a CDS encoding Very-long-chain (3R)-3-hydroxyacyl-CoA dehydratase, giving the protein MARPTSQTQPRRVSNAYLCIYNLLSALFRICILLSTAYLWTTGGNVAVWDKLSATARWSETLTALEVLHALTGLVRAPPATTALQVAGRNTIVWAITRNYPDVAAGEPAYSYMLMAWNLADSVRYLYFAFQMGTSSVPSILLWARYNLFIVLYPIGILSEARLVYKVIEPSKARNSSYQYLLWFGLAIYVPAFYILYGHMLAQRAKISRSNRAKTL; this is encoded by the exons ATGGCGCGACCAACATCGCAAACACAGCCCCGCAGGGTTTCGAACGCGTACCTCTGCATCTATAATCTCCTATCAGCGCTCTTTCGAATCTGCATCCTGCTCAGCACCGCCTACCTGTGGACCACCGGCGGCAACGTCGCTGTTTGGGACAAACTGAGCGCCACAGCGCGATGGAGTGAGACTCTGACTGCGTTGGAGGTCCTCCACGCTCTGACTGGTCTCGTTCGAGCTCCACCGGCTACAACGGCTCTGCAGGTGGCTGGTCGCAACACCATTGTCTGGGCCATTACTAGAAATTACCCAGATGTTGCGGCGGGAGAGCCGGCATATAGTTATATGCTTATGGCTTGGAATCTTGCTGATTCAGTGAGATATCTGTATTTTGCGTTTCAGATGGGGACTTCATCTGTCCCGTCGATCCTGCTGTGGGCAAG atataatttgtTCATTGTGCTCTATCCTATCGGTATCCTATCTGAGGCACGTCTCGTCTACAAAGTCATTGAGCCATCCAAGGCTCGAAACTCTTCATACCAGTACTTGCTCTGGTTTGGATTGGCGATTTATGTCCCTG CTTTTTACATCTTGTACGGACACATGCTCGCTCAAAGGGCCAAGATTAGCCGCTCGAACCGCGCCAAAACCCTGTAA
- a CDS encoding MFS domain-containing protein: protein MTKFGSSSYKSPLGKIGPDYVELESIASRANSIDEAVPPNPQYTGKINPLDEQLRLWRAIRRFPKVAAYCLIMNIAVVGLGYTLVINAAILGNNSFMQDFGTKYKGKWIIPQPYTSLWTAFVPIGGVIGALLGGWLQGRLGRKFTFMTGSLFYAVGASVVFSSSLPEARDMKRIILTVGVAVQGLAVALLQTVTNTYLSEVTPISLRGPAMAMIPTFTLLGQLLGSMVVFLVGDIKGSRAYQIPFGSQWIFAAIAFLLSLVIPESPIHHLRKGNHDKAMRAARRLYAPKVPEHTTLKVFHVILAEEAALGKATYIACFRGVNRRRTLIVLLASAIPAMFGLDLLSNTPYFLNTIGIEEPTNMLFLIGGIVAGMLANAAGIFVLSRRGMRIMTLVTMSLAAVFWAVMGVSGFWGGEIPAYVAAGVLMSVIIVCGLGAWPASYAYIGQTSSMQVRALTQGLVGVLSQGLSAIMNAILPILYNPDSGNMGGKLGFVYTGLCLIAVVLAWLFLPELKGRSVVEVDRMFEMRLSTRNFAKFKLDTYEPRRGEAA from the coding sequence ATGACAAAATTTGGTTCATCATCTTACAAGTCGCCACTCGGCAAGATTGGCCCAGACTATGTCGAGCTAGAATCAATCGCCTCACGAGCAAACTCCATCGATGAAGCAGTTCCCCCGAATCCTCAGTACACTGGCAAGATAAACCCACTAGATGAACAGCTACGTCTATGGAGAGCCATCCGGCGGTTCCCAAAGGTGGCAGCCTACTGTCTCATCATGaacatcgccgtcgtcggtcTCGGCTACACGCTCgtcatcaacgccgccatTCTCGGCAACAACTCATTCATGCAGGACTTCGGCACGAAATACAAAGGAAAGTGGATTATTCCTCAGCCATACACGTCTCTCTGGACCGCCTTCGTTCCCATCGGTGGAGTCATTGGTGCTCTTCTTGGAGGATGGCTGCAGGGCCGTCTTGGACGAAAGTTCACTTTCATGACTGGCAGCCTGTTTTATGCAGTCGGGGCATCAGTTGTGTTCAGTTCTTCCTTACCCGAGGCCCGAGATATGAAGAGAATTATTCTCACTGTCGGGGTCGCTGTTCAGGGCCTTGCTGTCGCCCTGCTTCAGACAGTAACCAACACTTACCTTTCAGAGGTGACGCCTATTTCTCTGCGAGGACCTGCAATGGCCATGATTCCAACCTTTACCTTGCTTGGCCAGCTTCTCGGATCAATGGTGGTGTTTCTAGTGGGAGATATCAAAGGAAGCAGGGCGTATCAAATTCCCTTTGGTTCCCAGTGGATCTTTGCCGCCATCGcttttctcctctccctcgtcaTCCCCGAAAGTCCTATTCATCATCTACGCAAAGGAAATCACGACAAGGCTATGCGAGCGGCGAGACGACTGTACGCTCCCAAGGTCCCCGAGCATACCACACTGAAGGTGTTCCACGTCATTCTCGCAGAAGAAGCGGCACTGGGCAAAGCCACTTACATTGCCTGTTTCCGAGGAGTCAACCGTCGTCGAACCCTGATTGTGCTCCTTGCCAGTGCTATTCCGGCCATGTTTGGCCTGGACCTGTTGTCAAACACACCATACTTTCTGAATACTATTGGCATTGAAGAGCCTACCAACATGCTGTTCCTGATCGGTGGAATCGTCGCCGGCATGCTGGCTAATGCTGCGGGTATCTTTGTGCTGTCACGTCGAGGGATGCGTATCATGACACTCGTGACCATGAGTCTGGCCGCTGTCTTCTGGGCTGTGATGGGTGTGTCAGGCTTCTGGGGTGGAGAGATCCCGGCGTATGTTGCTGCCGGTGTCTTGATgtccgtcatcatcgtctgcGGCCTTGGCGCTTGGCCAGCGAGTTATGCCTACATCGGACAAACAAGCTCGATGCAAGTCCGAGCGTTGACTCAGGGTCTAGTTGGTGTACTGTCTCAGGGCCTGTCTGCCATCATGAACGCGATACTTCCGATTTTGTACAACCCAGACTCGGGTAATATGGGTGGCAAGCTTGGATTTGTGTACACGGGACTCTGTCTGATTGCTGTGGTTCTAGCGTGGCTATTCTTGCCCGAGCTTAAGGGGCGGAGTGTGGTCGAGGTTGATAGAATGTTTGAGATGAGACTGTCAACGAGGAACTTTGCCAAGTTTAAGCTGGACACCTACGAGCCACGGAGGGGGGAAGCTGCTTGA
- a CDS encoding PLDc-N domain-containing protein, whose amino-acid sequence MFSATIISFLQLWLASLAFAAPLAEGGVEATKANPWQYGTGGGIIGFIVLVLDILVWIEVLQSNRPPMHKLLWCLVVFIFPIVGMIIYWLFSNRKEHQRGAGYQPVG is encoded by the exons ATGTTTTCCGCCACTATCATCTCCTTCCTCCAGCTTTGGCTCGCCTCGCTTGCCTTTGCTGCCCCTCTCGCCGAAGGAGGGGTCGAGGCAACCAAGGCCAACCCGTGGCAGTACGGCACTGGCGGTGGAATCATCGGCTTCATCGTTCTTGTTCTCGACATCCTTGTCTGGA TCGAAGTCCTCCAGTCGAACCGTCCCCCCATGCACAAGCTTCTTTGGTGCCTTGttgtcttcatcttccccaTCGTCGGCATGATCATCTACTGGTTGTTCTCGAACCGCAAGGAGCACCAGCGAGGTGCCGGATACCAGCCAGTGGGCTAA